One Polynucleobacter sp. MG-5-Ahmo-C2 genomic window carries:
- a CDS encoding glycosyltransferase family 2 protein, whose protein sequence is MKLSLVIPCYNEEANLPLLLEACQPLRLNGDIEVIIVDNGSTDGTSEVLKRLLPSYPHCRTVRVSVNQGYGFGILYGLMAAQGNILAWTHADLQTDPKDVLRCLELFNRYGETIFVKGRRIKRPLTDVAFTVGMSIFETLLLRTRLWDINAQPNIFSRSFFESWVNPPHDFSLDLYVYFTARHKGLPVYRFPVEFGERAHGVSHWNVNWAGKWKFIRRTIDFSFELKKRLSQ, encoded by the coding sequence ATGAAACTTTCATTGGTTATTCCTTGCTATAACGAAGAAGCCAATTTGCCATTGCTATTGGAGGCTTGTCAACCACTTCGATTGAATGGCGATATAGAAGTTATTATTGTAGACAATGGTTCGACAGATGGCACATCTGAGGTGCTTAAAAGATTGCTTCCAAGTTATCCACACTGTCGTACTGTACGCGTGTCAGTTAATCAGGGTTATGGATTTGGTATTTTGTATGGATTAATGGCGGCTCAGGGGAACATTCTTGCCTGGACGCATGCAGACCTGCAGACTGATCCCAAAGATGTCCTTAGATGTTTAGAGCTTTTTAATCGCTATGGAGAAACCATTTTTGTGAAAGGTAGGCGAATTAAGCGCCCGTTAACAGATGTTGCATTTACCGTGGGAATGAGCATCTTTGAAACTCTTTTGCTGCGCACCCGTTTATGGGACATCAACGCTCAACCCAATATATTCTCCAGGTCATTCTTTGAGAGTTGGGTAAATCCCCCGCATGATTTTTCCCTAGATTTGTATGTGTATTTCACAGCGCGCCATAAAGGCTTGCCGGTTTACCGCTTTCCCGTAGAATTTGGAGAGAGGGCCCATGGGGTCTCTCATTGGAATGTCAATTGGGCAGGAAAATGGAAATTTATCCGCAGAACCATCGACTTTAGCTTTGAACTGAAAAAAAGGCTGTCTCAATGA
- a CDS encoding GtrA family protein, with amino-acid sequence MAKGLGRYLFIGAGSNILNFAFYFIFFSVGMSLFLASTIGYLIGLFFSYHFGRTWVFDERFDIRMKNVISFALVYAIGGVGMSLIIEVMNKKVGLDFQISWIFGAVFAVVNNFLGLKFFVFNGIKNGK; translated from the coding sequence ATGGCAAAGGGATTGGGGAGATATTTATTTATAGGGGCTGGATCGAATATATTAAATTTTGCTTTTTATTTCATTTTCTTTTCAGTTGGCATGTCCCTGTTTTTAGCTTCAACAATAGGCTATTTAATCGGCCTATTTTTTTCTTATCATTTTGGGCGAACTTGGGTTTTTGATGAACGGTTTGATATTAGAATGAAAAATGTAATTAGTTTTGCTTTGGTGTATGCAATTGGCGGGGTGGGTATGAGTCTAATAATTGAGGTTATGAATAAAAAAGTAGGTTTAGACTTTCAGATAAGTTGGATCTTTGGTGCAGTCTTTGCTGTAGTAAATAATTTCCTCGGATTAAAATTTTTTGTATTCAATGGGATAAAAAATGGCAAGTAA
- a CDS encoding TylF/MycF/NovP-related O-methyltransferase: MASKFGFISKLEFLQDWASAIIAGLNPAIVHNLEKYHVLKKVHYLSAIENIEGDYLEFGVFTGSSFCHSIRCCKKLAKINPNTLKTKFFGFDSFSGFGDLNEDDEHPFYTDENFSTSLSAVNNRVQRIAQGIEFKLIPGFFSDSLKVGSHRMGIDKSRIIFIDSDTYSSANEALAFCIPTLQEGTFIVLDDYYSYRGSEARGVARAFNEFVSQGGINVRHVFNYGMGGVVYVVSKKI, translated from the coding sequence ATGGCAAGTAAATTTGGATTTATTTCAAAACTAGAATTCCTTCAGGATTGGGCCTCAGCAATTATTGCCGGCTTAAATCCTGCAATTGTTCATAATTTAGAAAAGTATCATGTGTTGAAAAAAGTGCACTACCTTTCTGCGATTGAAAATATTGAGGGTGATTATCTTGAATTCGGGGTTTTTACTGGAAGCTCCTTTTGTCACTCGATCCGTTGTTGTAAAAAATTGGCAAAGATAAACCCAAATACACTTAAAACAAAATTTTTTGGTTTTGACTCATTTTCAGGATTTGGAGACTTAAATGAGGATGACGAGCACCCCTTCTATACCGATGAAAATTTTTCTACCAGCCTCTCGGCTGTTAATAATCGCGTGCAGCGTATAGCGCAAGGTATTGAATTTAAATTGATTCCTGGCTTTTTTAGTGATTCTTTAAAAGTCGGATCCCATCGGATGGGAATAGATAAATCACGTATCATTTTTATTGATAGTGATACTTACTCAAGCGCTAATGAGGCGCTTGCATTTTGCATTCCAACCTTGCAAGAGGGCACCTTTATTGTACTCGATGATTATTATTCTTATCGAGGAAGTGAAGCTCGAGGTGTGGCGCGAGCATTCAATGAGTTTGTTTCTCAAGGAGGAATAAATGTCAGACATGTGTTTAATTACGGAATGGGTGGTGTGGTCTATGTTGTTTCAAAGAAAATATAA